GCCAGAACAGAGTGCAGCAAGCGCCTTCTGCGGAGGCTCCTGCTCCAACCTGTCCAATACAGGAGAATAGAATGAAGCGTTTAAAACGAATCCTGCCCTTCACGGCCGAGCATGACGATTTCCGTGCTATGGTCGCCGACTTTGTCGATAACGAGGTCGCCCCTCAGCATGAAAAATGGGAGAAGGAAAAGATGGTTCCGCGCGAGGCCTGGGAGAAGGCCGGCTCGCTGGGCATGATCTGCCCGAACTTTCCCGAGCAGTACGGCGGTTCGGGCACGGACTTCCTCTACAACCTCATCGTCATTGAAGAGCTGGCCCGCGTCGGCGCCACCGGACTCTTCCTCAGTCTGCACGGCGACGTCATCGCCCCGTATATTCTGCATCATGCATCTGAAGAACAGAAACAGGCCTGGCTTCCCGACGTTATCGCCGGTAAGAAGATCCTCGCCATTGCCATGACCGAGCCTAACGCAGGCTCAGACCTTGCCGGCATCCAGTCGACGGCCATAGATAAAGGCGATCATTATCTGCTGAACGGATCCAAGACCTTTATCTCAAACGGATACCTTTCTGACCTTGTCATCACTGTGGCCAAAACCGATACAGCGAAAGGCATGAACGGCATATCCCTTCTCATGGTGGAGCGCGGAATGGAAGGCTTCGAGCGTGGACGCAAGCTCGAGAAGATCGGGCTGCATGCGCAGGATACGGCCGAGCTTTTCTTTACCGACGTGAAGGTTCCCAAGAAGAATCTGATCGGCAAAGAGGGCTATGGCTTCCGCTATCTGATGAGCGAGCTGGCCACCGAGCGTCTTGTTCTTGCCGCCTCTAATATCAGAACCGCCGAGGCCGTACTCGACATGACGATCGACTACGTAAAAACGCGAAAGGCCTTCGGCAAATCCGTCGGCAAGTTCCAGAACACGCAGTTCGCCCTGGCCGATATGCATACGGAACAGTGTGCGGCTCGCGTCTTTCTCGATCAGGTCGTCATGGAATACATGGCCGGTAAGAAGGTGACCGTTGAGGCGTCGCAGGTGAAGCTGCTCTGCTCTGAGATGCTCAAGAATCATGTCGACCGATGCCTTCAGTTTTTCGGAGGATTCGGATACATGACCGAGTATCCGATTGCACGCGCCTATCTCGACGCTCGCGTACAGACGATCTATGCCGGCACGTCCGAGATCATGCGCGAGATCATCGCCGGGAAAGGGCTTGGTCTCTGATCCCGTCCTGATTTAGCTGCTCAGATGAGCAAGATTGAGTATCCTGCTTCGCCTCCGGACTGGATCTGCGAGAGGCTTCTTCTCGAGGCGGAGCGGGCCGCTCAAAACGACGAAATCCCCATAGCGGCCGGGCTGTATCGCTACGACGGTGATGCTTCCTGGCAGGAGATCAGCGTAGCGGCAAACGCTACGATTACGCGAAAGGATCCGCTGGCGCATGCCGAGATGCTTGTCATCGACGAGGCGCGGCGCGGTCTTAACCTTGAATACCTGAACGGCTTCGTTCTCGTAAGCACGCTTGAACCCTGTCTTTATTGTACGGGTGCTTTGCTTCTTACAAGGATCGATGCCGTTTATTATTTCGCCAGATCCGATAAAGGCATACGGCTGTGCGATGCGATGGACCTGTCGCTTACCCATAAGGCTCGCGGCGAAAAGGCCGGCTCATCCAATCACCATCCCGAAATCCTGCCCGTCGATTCCATGGCCGAGCGTTCTGCCCTTCTGCTCGAACGCTTCTTCAAGCAGAAGCGTCAGGGCTGACGTTTTTCCGTTGACCACAGAGCCATCGACTTTTTCCTGAACCGACCGGAGAGGTGTCCGAGCGGTTTAAGGTGCATGCTTGGAAAGCATGTGTGGGGCAACTCACCGGGGGTTCGAATCCCCCCCTCTCCGCATTTTTTCCTGATCGTCGATCTTCCGCTTTCCAGACCGGCCTCCCTTCACAGTAAAGCCTATGGGCCGAATCGTTTCACTGGAAGATGCCTTCGCTTATTACATAAACCGAACCTACCGCATGCTGCGCGTGGATTTCATTCACATCACGCGCGAAGCCGGCCACGAGCTCACGCCCGAGCAGTATTTCGTTCTGAATAAACTCTATCATCGTCCCGGTCAGTCTCAGAGCGATCTGTCCGCCGAATTGAACGATAGAGCGAACATGAAGCGCGGACTGGACGTCCTCGAGAAGGCCGGACTCGTCGAGCGCAGGTCCGATGACCGCGATCGACGAAAGAACCGTGTCTTTCTGACTGATCGAGGATTACAGGTAGTGCAGAGCCTGAATCCGGCCATCGAAAAGGCACGGCGACGGGTCTATGCCGGGCTCAACGCTAAAGACATGAGCGCCATGAGGCGCATCCTCGACATCATAGAAACCAACCTCAGCCGCGAAATCTAACTTTTCAGCAAAACATCATTGCCAGTCCCGAAAGATGTACTTTGTTGCATAAGTAACATATTCATCTGGAGCTACCTATGCCCGTAATTACAAGACCTGCCCTCCCCACACATGAGCTTTCGGGCACTCGTTTCACATCGCTTGCTACGCCAACCAGCGGCGCGACAAGCACAAGCGTCTGGGAAGTCGAAATCAGTCCGGGAACGCCCGCTCGCCCGCATCGTCTGACCGCTGAAGAGGTTTTCGTCATTCTTTCCGGAACGGCCAGGGTCTGTATAGCAGACACAGAGACGACGGCAATGCCGGGCGACTGCATCGTTGTGCCCGTTGATACGGACTTTTCCATTTCCGTTATCGGAACAGAAAGCCTTCGCGCAATCTGCTGTCTTCCCGTCGGAGGCCAGGCCGTTCTTCCCGATGGCCAAGCCTTCATCCCGCCCTGGGCCATGTAATCCTGCCCCGCGAAGAGGAAACAAGGGTGGAAGGCTGAAGGGCGCATTTGCTGCTGTTGCAAGCGCCCGAATCGGCTACCTGAACCGGTTTATACATGCAGCACAACTTCTGACGCTGATCTGTAACATTGGAAAAGCCAGT
This region of Leptonema illini DSM 21528 genomic DNA includes:
- a CDS encoding acyl-CoA dehydrogenase family protein, translated to MKRLKRILPFTAEHDDFRAMVADFVDNEVAPQHEKWEKEKMVPREAWEKAGSLGMICPNFPEQYGGSGTDFLYNLIVIEELARVGATGLFLSLHGDVIAPYILHHASEEQKQAWLPDVIAGKKILAIAMTEPNAGSDLAGIQSTAIDKGDHYLLNGSKTFISNGYLSDLVITVAKTDTAKGMNGISLLMVERGMEGFERGRKLEKIGLHAQDTAELFFTDVKVPKKNLIGKEGYGFRYLMSELATERLVLAASNIRTAEAVLDMTIDYVKTRKAFGKSVGKFQNTQFALADMHTEQCAARVFLDQVVMEYMAGKKVTVEASQVKLLCSEMLKNHVDRCLQFFGGFGYMTEYPIARAYLDARVQTIYAGTSEIMREIIAGKGLGL
- a CDS encoding nucleoside deaminase, whose amino-acid sequence is MSKIEYPASPPDWICERLLLEAERAAQNDEIPIAAGLYRYDGDASWQEISVAANATITRKDPLAHAEMLVIDEARRGLNLEYLNGFVLVSTLEPCLYCTGALLLTRIDAVYYFARSDKGIRLCDAMDLSLTHKARGEKAGSSNHHPEILPVDSMAERSALLLERFFKQKRQG
- a CDS encoding MarR family winged helix-turn-helix transcriptional regulator, coding for MGRIVSLEDAFAYYINRTYRMLRVDFIHITREAGHELTPEQYFVLNKLYHRPGQSQSDLSAELNDRANMKRGLDVLEKAGLVERRSDDRDRRKNRVFLTDRGLQVVQSLNPAIEKARRRVYAGLNAKDMSAMRRILDIIETNLSREI
- a CDS encoding cupin domain-containing protein, with product MPVITRPALPTHELSGTRFTSLATPTSGATSTSVWEVEISPGTPARPHRLTAEEVFVILSGTARVCIADTETTAMPGDCIVVPVDTDFSISVIGTESLRAICCLPVGGQAVLPDGQAFIPPWAM